GCGAGCTCGACTGCGACGTCGGCGCGCGACGAGTAGCCGAGCACGCCGCGCGTGTTGCTGGAGATCAGCGGCCAGGCCGGATAGACGATCCAGTAGCCGATCGCCCAGACGATGGTGAGATAGAACGTAATCACCCACCAGCGCGGCAGCGGCGTGTTGAGCTCCTTGATGCCATCCCACTCATGTCCGGTCGTGGACCTGCCCGTGACGGAATCGAATTCACCTTGATGATCGGTCATGATCTCTTACTCCTCCCGCAACGGCAGACTGGCTGCTTCGTCGAAGGCGGCCTTGTTGCGGGGCCAGAATGCGTAGGCAATGATCGCGAGAAAGATCGCGACGAAGACCGGCGTCCAGATCGTGGTCACGAGACTGGAGGCGAGATTGTCGAGTGTCAGAATGGCTTTCATCGGTGATGCCTTCTCAGCGAAGATTGGCTTTCTCGTTGTAGAGCTTGAAGTCGACCAGCGTGCCGAGCATCTGCAAATAGGCGATCAGCGCGTCCATCTCGGTCGGCGTTCCAGGCTTGCCGTCGAAGTTGCGCACGACGGCCTTGGCGTAGCGCTTGGTGAAGGCATCGGCGCCGGCATTGTCCGGATCCGCCTGGGCCCTCATGTCGGCGGCCGCGTTGGCGATCTGGTCGTCGGTGTAGGGAACGCCGACGGTCCGCAGCGTACGCATATGATCGGCGATGGTGTCCGGATCGACCTCGGTCGAGGCGAGGAACGGATAACCCGGCATCACCGATTGCGGCACGATCGCGCGCGGGTTGGTCAAATGGGTGACGTGCCAATCGTCGGAATATTTGGCGCCGACGCGGGCAAGATCGGGACCGGTGCGCTTCGAGCCCCACTGGAACGGATGGTCGAACATGCTCTCGGCGGCGAGCGAGAAGTGGCCGTAGCGCTCGACCTCGTCGCGCAGGGGCCGGATCATCTGCGAATGGCAGAGATAGCAGCCCTCGCGGACATAGATGTTGCGCCCCGCAAGCTCGAGCGGCGTGTAGGGCCTGATGCCATCGACCACCTCGATCGTGCTCTTGAGGTAGAACAACGGGGTGATCTCGACGAGACCACCGATCGCGATCACGAGCAGGATGCCGACGACCAGGACGATCGAGTTCTTTTCGAAGACTTGGTGACGTGTCCAGAACGACATTGGAAGCTCCTCATTCCGCCGGCTGAAGAGCGACGGGCATCTGGACTTCCTGCTCGCCGACGCGAACGGTCATCCAGAGATTGTAGGCCATGATCAGCGCGCCGATCAGGAACAGCGCACCGCCGGCGGCGCGGATGATGTAGAAGGGATGCATCGCCTCGACAGTCTCGATGAAGGAATATTCGAGGAAGCCGAGCGGAGTATAAGCGCGCCACATCAGGCCCTGGAGGATGCCGGACACCCACATCGCCGAGATGTAGAGGACGATGCCGAGGGTCGCGATCCAGAAGTGCCAGTTGACGAGCTTCAGGCTGTAAAGGCCCTTGCGATTCCACACCCACGGCACCAGGCAGTAAAGCGCGCCGAAGGAGACGAAGCCGACCCAGCCGAGCGCGCCGGAATGCACGTGGCCGATGGTCCAGTCGGTGTAATGGCTGAGCGAGTTGACCACCTTGATCGACATCATCGGTCCCTCGAAGGTCGACATGCCGTAGAAGGCGACCGAGACCACCAGCATGCGCAGCACGGGATCGGTCCGCAGCTTGTCCCAGGCACCCGAGAGCGTCATCAGGCCGTTGATCATGCCGCCCCAGGAGGGCATCCACAGCATGATCGAGAAGGTCATGCCGAGCGTCTGCGTCCAGTCCGGCAGCGCGGTGTAGTGCAGATGGTGCGGGCCGGCCCAGATGTAGAGGAAGATCAGCGCCCAGAAATGGATGATCGAGAGCCGGTAGGAATAGATCGGCCGCTCCGCGCGCTT
This genomic interval from Bradyrhizobium guangzhouense contains the following:
- the ccoO gene encoding cytochrome-c oxidase, cbb3-type subunit II, encoding MSFWTRHQVFEKNSIVLVVGILLVIAIGGLVEITPLFYLKSTIEVVDGIRPYTPLELAGRNIYVREGCYLCHSQMIRPLRDEVERYGHFSLAAESMFDHPFQWGSKRTGPDLARVGAKYSDDWHVTHLTNPRAIVPQSVMPGYPFLASTEVDPDTIADHMRTLRTVGVPYTDDQIANAAADMRAQADPDNAGADAFTKRYAKAVVRNFDGKPGTPTEMDALIAYLQMLGTLVDFKLYNEKANLR
- a CDS encoding cbb3-type cytochrome c oxidase subunit 3, whose amino-acid sequence is MKAILTLDNLASSLVTTIWTPVFVAIFLAIIAYAFWPRNKAAFDEAASLPLREE